In Papaver somniferum cultivar HN1 chromosome 1, ASM357369v1, whole genome shotgun sequence, a genomic segment contains:
- the LOC113304160 gene encoding pentatricopeptide repeat-containing protein At5g50390, chloroplastic-like, whose amino-acid sequence MAIPLSHFQTISNDQIPDSLLDRNFLTNKTVSIFSGPNFPFARRKKRNLVINSSSSSSVEHGLQPRPKPKPTKPNQKKIQTLELVNDSEQTQIREKGKPVSGLCSQIEKLVFYKRYEEALELFEFLECEESDSFEVGSSTFDALVDACICLRSIKGVKRVFNYMNESNLEWDQYLRNRALLMHVKCGMMIDARKLFDEMPERNLVSWNTIILGLVEKGDYIEAFHLFLYMWGEFSEGDTRMFSMMIKASSGMGLACLGSQLHSCVLKLGIDEDIFVSCALIDMYSKCGSIEDAKGVFYGMPEKTVVGWNTIIAGYALHGYSEEALEMYYEMRKSGVKMDHFTYSIIIRICARLASLEHAKQAHACLVRNGFGGDMVANTALVDFYCKWGRVEDARHVFDNMPSKNLISWNALIDGYGNHGRGPEAVEMFERMLNEGMVPNHLTFRAVLSACSYSGLSDVGWEIFDSMTRDYKIKPRAMHFACMIGLLGKEGLLDEAFALIKDAPFNPTENMWAALLTACRVHKNLELGKYAAEKLYGMEPMKLSNYVMLLNIYNSSGRFHEAAEVVNTLRRKGLRMLPACSWIEVKKQPYFFVFGDKSHPQIKEIYRRLDNLMIEIAKYGYIPAEKSLLSDVDEHEERISSYHSEKLAIACGLVNTSDSTSLRVVQSHRICNDCHNVIKLIALVTRREIVVRDASRFHHFRDGSCSCGDYW is encoded by the coding sequence ATGGCAATCCCACTCTCTCATTTCCAAACCATTTCAAATGATCAAATTCCAGATTCACTGTTAGACCGTAATTTCTTGACAAACAAAACAGTTTCAATCTTTTCTGGGCCTAATTTTCCATTcgctagaagaaaaaagagaaacctagtaaTTAAcagttcttcctcctcttctgttGAACATGGATTACAACCAagacctaaacctaaacccacaaaaccaaatcaaaaaaagatTCAAACTTTGGAATTAGTAAATGATTCAGAACAAACCCAAATTAGGGAAAAGGGCAAACCTGTTTCTGGGTTATGTAGTCAGATTGAGAAACTTGTTTTTTACAAAAGATACGAAGAAGCATTAgaattgtttgaatttttagaATGTGAAGAAAGTGATTCTTTTGAAGTGGGTAGCAGTACATTTGATGCACTTGTTGATGCTTGTATTTGTTTGAGGTCAATTAAAGGAGTTAAAAGAGTATTCAATTACATGAACGAAAGTAATTTAGAATGGGATCAGTATTTAAGAAACAGGGCTTTGTTAATGCATGTGAAGTGTGGGATGATGATTGACGCACGTAAGCTGTTTGATGAAATGCCTGAGAGAAATTTGGTTTCTTGGAATACAATAATATTGGGATTAGTTGAGAAAGGAGATTATATAGAGGCGTTTCATTTGTTTTTATACATGTGGGGAGAGTTTTCTGAGGGGGATACTCGCATGTTTTCTATGATGATTAAAGCTTCGTCTGGTATGGGGCTTGCTTGTCTTGGTAGTCAATTGCATTCTTGTGTGTTGAAGTTGGGAATTGATGAAGATATCTTTGTATCGTGTGCCTTGATAGATATGTATAGTAAATGTGGTAGTATTGAAGATGCTAAAGGTGTTTTTTATGGAATGCCAGAGAAGACTGTAGTTGGATGGAATACGATAATAGCAGGTTATGCACTTCATGGGTACAGTGAGGAAGCTCTGGAAATGTATTATGAGATGAGGAAATCAGGCGTGAAGATGGACCATTTTACATACTCAATCATTATTAGAATTTGTGCTAGGTTGGCTTCGTTAGAACATGCTAAGCAAGCTCATGCATGTTTAGTTCGCAATGGATTTGGAGGAGATATGGTAGCTAATACAGCTTTGGTAGATTTCTATTGTAAATGGGGTAGAGTGGAAGATGCTCGACATGTATTTGATAACATGCCGAGTAAAAATTTAATATCTTGGAATGCGCTAATTGATGGATATGGAAATCATGGTAGGGGACCCGAAGCAGTTGAGATGTTTGAACGGATGCTTAATGAAGGAATGGTGCCCAACCATCTTACATTTCGTGCTGTTTTGTCTGCCTGTAGTTATTCAGGTTTATCTGATGTTGGGTGGGAGATTTTTGACTCCATGACTAGGGATTACAAGATCAAACCTAGAGCAATGCACTTTGCTTGTATGATTGGATTGTTAGGGAAAGAAGGTCTCTTAGATGAAGCTTTTGCTTTGATAAAAGATGCCCCTTTTAACCCTACTGAGAATATGTGGGCTGCCTTGTTGACTGCTTGTAGGGTTCATAAGAATTTAGAGCTCGGGAAATATGCAGCAGAGAAGCTTTACGGAATGGAACCCATGAAGCTAAGTAATTATGTCATGCTTTTGAATATCTATAACAGCTCAGGAAGGTTCCATGAAGCTGCTGAAGTTGTAAATACCTTGAGAAGAAAAGGATTGAGAATGCTTCCTGCATGTAGTTGGATTGAAGTCAAGAAACAGCCATACTTTTTTGTCTTTGGAGATAAATCCCACCCTcaaatcaaagagatttatcgAAGGCTAGACAACTTAATGATAGAGATAGCAAAATATGGTTATATTCCTGCAGAAAAATCGCTTCTTTCTGATGTTGATGAGCATGAAGAACGAATTTCATCTTATCATAGTGAGAAATTGGCAATTGCTTGTGGCCTAGTTAATACATCGGATTCAACATCTCTGCGAGTAGTACAGAGCCATCGGATTTGTAACGACTGTCACAACGTAATTAAGTTGATAGCTCTGGTTACAAGAAGAGAAATTGTTGTGAGGGATGCCAGCAGATTTCACCATTTCAGAGATGGAAGTTGTTCCTGTGGGGATTACTGGTGA
- the LOC113352101 gene encoding agamous-like MADS-box protein AGL104 codes for MGRAKLEIKKIKEYGPRQGAYTNRKRGVVKKADELSILCNIDVVLTMFSPAGRPTTFASNGRSEEIYLRYFRRPESRRGHVLDASPIVGRLKCLKRERELMETISRREALKKEINLINEKVKDTSDKLRSCFSSIIFTDLILYQVD; via the exons ATGGGTCGTGCAAAGCtagaaataaagaaaatcaaggaatatgGACCTCGTCAAGGGGCGTACACAAATCGCAAGAGGGGAGTCGTGAAGAAAGCTGATGAATTATCAATTCTTTGCAACATAGATGTGGTGCTCACAATGTTCTCTCCAGCTGGGCGTCCAACAACTTTTGCTTCCAATGGAAG gaGCGAGGAAATCTATTTGCGATATTTCAGAAGGCCTGAATCTAGAAGAGG GCATGTTCTAGATGCATCG CCTATTGTTGGGAGGCTCAAATGTCTGAAGCGCGAACGAGAATTGATGGAGACAATATCGAG GAGGGAG GCTCTCAAGAAAGAAATCAATCTTATCAACGAAAAAGTTAAGGATACTAGTGATAAGCTCAGGTCTTGCTTCTCATCTATTATTTTTACGGACTTGATTTTGTATCAGGTTGACTGA